The following coding sequences are from one Arachis hypogaea cultivar Tifrunner chromosome 7, arahy.Tifrunner.gnm2.J5K5, whole genome shotgun sequence window:
- the LOC112703391 gene encoding uncharacterized protein isoform X2 — protein MNVINLNLTIRGDLKKYLTRYVAVGRFYQHSPSPSPPKLHLRTHQEEEKNKVEEEEEPSTIIMGGDSVVSNDQDSLLEEDFTLLSSHSPAALRDNRVNVENGSDVGETSEEWCSSRFDFEVNERKTLSAYEEISQSYDRFAIDSKNLKHVKEKILSYKPGAWIENVGGLQTCDYDVPKTTCLLLVGPGGSGKSSMINRISKVLEDDKFAPARAQVSYNLLTGDGTYFLQEYMIPRHSTSICLCDTRSLSDNSNENENDRVLKSWMTKGVRHGELVVRKTDSRILKKSLKCKARKNGFISSKIRKVNFVIYVVNGLSVLKSMKDTGARERQYIETIVQTFNSPFLSFKDDKPVLVFTHGDLLSLLDRVRVRAYLGELLGIPPTIQIFDIPDCDDLATESTIIEMLRYSLEHAERNFPRQSKVLGKVDTKFLFCVVLSILVLAVAVVMAYDMLPQLCHVLQQQAGRKKYPARLKKLKVPEMEFKIDWHKIRYIW, from the exons atgaATGTAATTAATCTCAATCTGACAATAAGAGGAGACCTAAAAAAATATTTGACCAGATACGTGGCAGTGGGTCGCTTTTACCAACACTCCCCGAGTCCCAGTCCACCGAAACTTCATTTGCGTAcccatcaagaagaagaaaagaataaagtggaagaagaagaagagccgtCAACGATCATCATGGGGGGTGACTCCGTTGTTTCTAATG ATCAAGACTCTTTGTTGGAAGAGGATTTTACCTTGCTTTCTTCTCACTCCCCAGCTGCACtcag AGACAATAGAGTGAATGTGGAGAACGGGTCAGATGTTGGAGAAACTAGCGAAGAATGGTGTTCTTCTAGGTTTGATTTTGAAGTCAATGAAAGGAAAACGCTTAGTGCCTATGAAGAAATCTCGCAAAGCTATGATCGATTCGCGATTGATAGCAAGAATTTGAAGCATGTGAAAGAAAAAATCCTGAG CTACAAGCCTGGAGCATGGATTGAGAATGTGGGTGGCTTACAGACATGTGATTATGATGTACCAAAGACAACATGCCTCCTATTGGTTGGTCCAGGAGGATCTGGGAAAAGTAGTATGATAAATAGAATCTCTAAGGTGCTTGAGGATGATAAATTTGCACCAGCAAGAGCACAAGTATCAT ATAATTTGCTTACAGGAGATGGGACATACTTCCTCCAGGAGTATATGATTCCAAGGCACTCAACCTCGATCTGTCTATGTGATACACGTAGTTTGTCTGACAACTCgaatgaaaatgagaatgatAGAGTGCTGAAGAGTTGGATGACAAAAGGTGTTCGTCATGGAGAGCTTGTTGTAAG GAAGACAGATAGTCGAATATTAAAGAAAAGTTTGAAGTGTAAAGCTCGCAAGAATGGTTTCATTTCCAGTAAGATCAGAAAAGTTAATTTTGTAATATATGTTGTAAATGGTCTTTCGGTTCTGAAATCAATGAAGGATACTGGTGCACGGGAGAGACAATATATTGAAACAATTGTTCAAACTTTCAACAGCCCATTCTTGTCATTTAAAG ATGACAAACCTGTTCTTGTTTTCACTCATGGGGATCTCCTTTCCCTGCTTGACCGTGTCCGTGTCCGTGCTTATTTGGGAGAATTACTAGGAATTCCACCAACAATACAAATTTTTGATATCCCTG ATTGTGATGATCTAGCTACTGAGTCTACCATCATTGAGATGCTACGATATAGCCTTGAGCATGCGGAAAGAAATTTTCCCCGGCAAAGCAAAGTTCTTGGAAAG GTCGATACCAAGTTTCTGTTCTGCGTGGTTTTGTCGATTCTCGTGCTAGCTGTCGCTGTTGTGATGGCATATGACATGTTGCCACAACTTTGTCATGTCCTTCAACAGCAAGCAGGTCGCAAGAAATATCCTGCCAGGCTCAAAAAACTGAAAGTTCCTGAGATGGAATTCAAAATAGATTGGCACAAGATTCGCTACATATGGTAG
- the LOC112704133 gene encoding 26S proteasome non-ATPase regulatory subunit 11 homolog produces the protein MDKATLQKPRHMIKSLLLGPGNVNSSCTVAKISGTSALQIALCKEMVQWTRVEKRTFLRQRVEARLAVLLMENKEFSEVLTLLSNLIKEVRRLDDKLLLVDIDLLESKLHFSLRNLPKAKNALTAARTAANAIYVPPA, from the exons ATGGACAAGGCCACTCTTCAGAAGCCGAGACACATGATCAAGAGTCTGTTGCTAGGTCCAGGGAACGTAAACAG CTCTTGTACAGTTGCTAAAATTTCAGGAACATCTGCTCTTCAAATTGCACTCTGCAAAGAAATGGTACAATGGACTCGTGTTGAGAAGCGTACGTTCTTGAGGCAGAGAGTTGAGGCAAGACTTGCAGTACTTCTAATGGAAAATAAGGAGTTTTCAGAAGTTTTGACTTTACTCTCCAACTTGATCAAAGAGGTTAGAAGATTAGATGACAAGCTTCTACTTGTAGACATAGACTTGCTAGAAAGCAAGCTACACTTCTCATTAAGGAACCTTCCAAAAGCAAAAAATGCACTCACAGCAGCAAGAACAGCTGCAAATGCTATTTATGTGCCGCCGGCATAG
- the LOC112703391 gene encoding uncharacterized protein isoform X1: MGGDSVVSNDQDSLLEEDFTLLSSHSPAALRDNRVNVENGSDVGETSEEWCSSRFDFEVNERKTLSAYEEISQSYDRFAIDSKNLKHVKEKILSYKPGAWIENVGGLQTCDYDVPKTTCLLLVGPGGSGKSSMINRISKVLEDDKFAPARAQVSYNLLTGDGTYFLQEYMIPRHSTSICLCDTRSLSDNSNENENDRVLKSWMTKGVRHGELVVRKTDSRILKKSLKCKARKNGFISSKIRKVNFVIYVVNGLSVLKSMKDTGARERQYIETIVQTFNSPFLSFKDDKPVLVFTHGDLLSLLDRVRVRAYLGELLGIPPTIQIFDIPDCDDLATESTIIEMLRYSLEHAERNFPRQSKVLGKILYLQVDTKFLFCVVLSILVLAVAVVMAYDMLPQLCHVLQQQAGRKKYPARLKKLKVPEMEFKIDWHKIRYIW, translated from the exons ATGGGGGGTGACTCCGTTGTTTCTAATG ATCAAGACTCTTTGTTGGAAGAGGATTTTACCTTGCTTTCTTCTCACTCCCCAGCTGCACtcag AGACAATAGAGTGAATGTGGAGAACGGGTCAGATGTTGGAGAAACTAGCGAAGAATGGTGTTCTTCTAGGTTTGATTTTGAAGTCAATGAAAGGAAAACGCTTAGTGCCTATGAAGAAATCTCGCAAAGCTATGATCGATTCGCGATTGATAGCAAGAATTTGAAGCATGTGAAAGAAAAAATCCTGAG CTACAAGCCTGGAGCATGGATTGAGAATGTGGGTGGCTTACAGACATGTGATTATGATGTACCAAAGACAACATGCCTCCTATTGGTTGGTCCAGGAGGATCTGGGAAAAGTAGTATGATAAATAGAATCTCTAAGGTGCTTGAGGATGATAAATTTGCACCAGCAAGAGCACAAGTATCAT ATAATTTGCTTACAGGAGATGGGACATACTTCCTCCAGGAGTATATGATTCCAAGGCACTCAACCTCGATCTGTCTATGTGATACACGTAGTTTGTCTGACAACTCgaatgaaaatgagaatgatAGAGTGCTGAAGAGTTGGATGACAAAAGGTGTTCGTCATGGAGAGCTTGTTGTAAG GAAGACAGATAGTCGAATATTAAAGAAAAGTTTGAAGTGTAAAGCTCGCAAGAATGGTTTCATTTCCAGTAAGATCAGAAAAGTTAATTTTGTAATATATGTTGTAAATGGTCTTTCGGTTCTGAAATCAATGAAGGATACTGGTGCACGGGAGAGACAATATATTGAAACAATTGTTCAAACTTTCAACAGCCCATTCTTGTCATTTAAAG ATGACAAACCTGTTCTTGTTTTCACTCATGGGGATCTCCTTTCCCTGCTTGACCGTGTCCGTGTCCGTGCTTATTTGGGAGAATTACTAGGAATTCCACCAACAATACAAATTTTTGATATCCCTG ATTGTGATGATCTAGCTACTGAGTCTACCATCATTGAGATGCTACGATATAGCCTTGAGCATGCGGAAAGAAATTTTCCCCGGCAAAGCAAAGTTCTTGGAAAG ATATTGTACTTGCAGGTCGATACCAAGTTTCTGTTCTGCGTGGTTTTGTCGATTCTCGTGCTAGCTGTCGCTGTTGTGATGGCATATGACATGTTGCCACAACTTTGTCATGTCCTTCAACAGCAAGCAGGTCGCAAGAAATATCCTGCCAGGCTCAAAAAACTGAAAGTTCCTGAGATGGAATTCAAAATAGATTGGCACAAGATTCGCTACATATGGTAG